A genome region from Gossypium hirsutum isolate 1008001.06 chromosome A04, Gossypium_hirsutum_v2.1, whole genome shotgun sequence includes the following:
- the LOC107947777 gene encoding uncharacterized protein, whose translation MCKRFEEGLNEKIKLLIGILEIQEFAALANRAKKAEELNSKENQAMREARVSSKRSSSKTHSFPTKKSMSHQECSTASVGYSGRTRSSKRHNSKSSSPMVTSVGSVDDKKLRCKSCNKFHFGECRMKSGAYYKCGSFNHFLRYCPEQADKEVDLAPKLNVPISRGRPLRHPRSASASQIVAKDTTVKSEARALARTCAMHAREKASAPDVITGIFSIMILMLLP comes from the coding sequence ATGTGTAagcgcttcgaggaaggtctgaatgagaaAATTAAGTTGCTAATTGGGATCCTCGAGATACAAGAATTTGCTGCATTAGCTAatcgggccaagaaggccgaagaGCTTAATAGCAAAGAAAATCAAGCGatgagagaagctcgagtttcaaGTAAGAGATCCAGTAGTAAGACGCACTCGTTTCCCACAAAGAAATCAATGAGTCACCAGGAATGCTCCACTGCATCggtgggatattcgggtagaaCAAGAAGCTCTAAGCGTCACAACTCGAAATCCTCTTCccctatggtaactagtgtgggaagtgtAGATGATAAAAAGCTGAGATGTAAaagttgcaacaaatttcattttggAGAGTGTCGAATGAAGAGCGGAGCATACTATAAGTGTGGTTCTTTTAACCACTTCCTTAGATATTGCCCGGAGCAAGCTGATAAAGAGGTTGATTTAGCCCCGAAGCTGAACGTTCCTATTTCTCGAGGTAGACCTCTGAGGCATCCCAGAAGTGCAAGTGCAAGTCAAATTGTTGCCAAGGATACTACTGTAAAATCAGAGGCTCGAGCTCTAGCGAGAACCTGTGCCATGCATGCTAGAGAGAAGGCCTCAGCTCCTGATGTCATTACGGGTATATTTTCTATCATGATCCTCATGTTATTACCTTGA
- the LOC107948251 gene encoding serine/threonine-protein kinase D6PKL1 — protein MGSYSGSFEIVEAGEELKPVQRSRRTYRPHIGLGIGEKDQKPPVQKLGCKNSLENDINQLFEAINVKGPTGLSVSYQGGTSSISLKKNALKKPIAVGIPHSPRIGGSEPLSLKQALRDLCISKASEMAAMKWLSMSISSPGASEAGRVKSSFNPVVVDPGVPGNEHKGSMVEISFVPEDDKPTSSRMMAAPRQAPKNKLMSQSSNSSPQFPRATMQISTGTSTSTQTDSSTSRKVGTPAPKAEMRRKEKHTSASSPSCSYADDNTLEPESTVPASTKVPKRSPVPKSGRKGRLHAVPSSSLTDGNKASSTTRNVPRVAKTIVRNKSSVKKKTKQDSSSAANTSKEDLDLNTSQLICQRCQCSMKTSSNETNQDSMKSQSAGIIAEVSSSHVSSDMHKPTLVENNSNRSQAAIPRAKNSPKAREKGDISQSSSSLGDSSSTSISDDSNLSGSTCGNKPHMSKDMRWDAISHIRMQDGVFGLRHFNLLKKLGCGDIGTVYLAELIGTNCLFAIKVMDNEFLARRKKMPRAQTEREILRMLDHPFLPTLYTQFVSDNLSCLVMEYCPGGDLHVLRQKQPGRCFYEPAARFYVAEVLLALEYLHMLGVVYRDLKPENILVREDGHIMLTDFDLSLRCTVSPTLLKSSSYLDPARLSVQCTASSCVEPFCIEPTCHVPCFGPKFLPTSAKTKKKAKEDLAAKVRSLPQLVAEPTDARSNSFVGTHEYLAPEIIKGDGHGAAVDWWTFGIFLYELLYGKTPFRGAGNEETLANVVLQSLKFPDSPLVSFHARDLIKRLLVKEPENRLGTEKGAAEIKQHPFFEGLNWALIRCAVPPELPELYELGVPTMMSPEAETSNYLEFKATGEHLEFELF, from the exons ATGGGTTCATATTCTGGttcttttgaaattgttgaagcAGGTGAAGAGCTAAAACCGGTACAACGTTCTAGACGGACATACCGACCGCACATAGGATTGGGCATTGGTGAAAAGGATCAGAAGCCACCTGTGCAGAAACTGGGATGCAAGAATTCTCTAGAAAATGATATTAACCAGCTTTTTGAGGCTATCAATGTCAAAGGTCCTACAGGTTTAAGTGTTTCGTACCAAGGAGGTACTAGCTCGATTTCTTTAAAGAAAAATGCTTTGAAGAAACCAATTGCTGTGGGGATACCCCACTCCCCGAGAATTGGTGGTTCAGAGCCGTTGTCATTGAAACAGGCATTAAGGGATCTTTGTATTTCTAAAGCATCGGAAATGGCTGCTATGAAATGGTTGTCAATGTCAATTAGTTCCCCTGGCGCCTCTGAAGCTGGAAGGGTAAAGAGTTCGTTCAATCCAGTTGTAGTTGACCCTGGTGTTCCAGGAAATGAACATAAGGGGAGCATGGTTGAAATATCTTTTGTGCCTGAAGATGACAAACCGACTTCTTCTAGGATGATGGCTGCCCCACGTCAAGCTCCTAAGAATAAGTTGATGAGCCAAAGTTCTAATTCTTCACCACAGTTTCCTCGTGCAACAATGCAAATTAGCACTGGAACTTCTACATCAACTCAAACTGATAGTTCTACATCCAGAAAAGTTGGAACTCCAGCACCAAAGGCAGAGATGCGTCGGAAAGAAAAGCATACTTCTGCATCTTCTCCATCATGTTCTTATGCTGATGATAATACATTAGAACCTGAGAGTACCGTGCCTGCTTCAACCAAGGTACCAAAAAGATCACCTGTGCCAAAGTCGGGACGGAAAGGCAGGTTGCATGCTGTTCCTTCATCCAGCTTGACCGATGGCAATAAAGCAAGCAGTACAACAAGGAATGTGCCCCGGGTGGCTAAAACAATTGTCAGGAACAAGAGTTCTGTCAAGAAAAAAACGAAGCAGGATTCCTCTTCTGCTGCTAATACGTCTAAAGAAGACTTGGACTTGAATACAAGTCAATTAATTTGTCAGAGATGCCAGTGCTCTATGAAGACTTCAAGTAATGAAACAAATCAAGATTCCATGAAGTCACAGTCTGCTGGTATTATTGCTGAAGTCAGCTCAAGTCATGTGAGTTCTGATATGCACAAGCCAACCTTGGTTGAAAATAACTCTAACAGAAGCCAAGCTGCCATTCCAAGGGCTAAAAATAGCCCCAAAGCAAGAGAAAAGGGAGACATCTCACAAAGTTCAAGCAGCCTTGGTGATAGTAGCAGCACAAGCATCAGCGATGACAGCAATTTAAGTGGGTCTACCTGTGGCAACAAACCTCACATGTCAAAGGACATGAGGTGGGATGCCATCTCCCACATAAGAATGCAGGATGGTGTTTTCGGGTTGAgacattttaatcttttaaagaAGCTTGGTTGTGGAGATATTGGGACGGTATATCTTGCAGAGCTTATTGGTACAAACTGCTTGTTTGCTATAAAGGTAATGGACAACGAATTTTTGGCGAGAAGGAAGAAAATGCCTAGGGCCCAAACAGAAAGAGAAATATTAAGGATGCTTGATCATCCTTTTTTACCTACTCTATATACGCAATTCGTTTCAGATAACTTATCATGTTTAGTTATGGAGTACTGTCCTGGTGGGGATTTGCATGTGCTTCGGCAAAAGCAGCCTGGGAGATGTTTTTATGAGCCAGCAGCACG GTTTTATGTAGCTGAGGTTCTTCTTGCTTTGGAGTACTTGCACATGCTTGGAGTTGTGTACCGTGATTTGAAACCTGAAAACATTCTGGTTCGAGAAGATGGCCACATAATGCTCACAGATTTTGACCTTTCACTGAGATGCACAGTTAGTCCAACTCTCCTGAAATCTTCATCGTATTTGGATCCTGCAAGGTTATCTGTTCAATGTACGGCTTCTAGCTGCGTGGAACCCTTCTGTATCGAACCAACCTGCCATGTCCCATGCTTTGGTCCTAAGTTTTTGCCCACTTCtgcaaaaacaaagaagaaagcgAAAGAAGACCTTGCTGCCAAAGTCCGATCACTGCCACAGCTTGTTGCTGAACCCACTGATGCAAGATCCAATTCCTTTGTTGGGACCCACGAGTACTTGGCTCCTGAGATCATTAAAGGAGATGGTCATGGAGCTGCTGTTGATTGGTGGACCTTCGGCATCTTTCTTTATGAGCTCCTCTATGGTAAGACGCCTTTTAGAGGTGCAGGGAATGAAGAAACGCTGGCTAATGTAGTGTTGCAGAGCCTTAAGTTTCCGGACAGTCCTCTCGTTAGTTTCCATGCAAGGGATCTCATCAAACGGCTGTTGGTAAAGGAGCCCGAGAATCGTCTAGGGACAGAAAAGGGGGCAGCTGAGATCAAACAACATCCATTCTTCGAAGGCTTGAACTGGGCTTTGATACGGTGTGCTGTTCCACCAGAACTACCAGAGTTGTATGAACTGGGGGTTCCGACAATGATGTCCCCAGAGGCAGAAACGAGCAATTACTTAGAATTTAAAGCAACAGGAGAGCACCTTGAATTCGAGCTGTTTTGA